In Novosphingobium sp. PP1Y, the sequence GCGCTGCTGCTCAACATTCCAATTAGAAAGGCTGCCGCGATCTTGGGAAAGCGTTTCATCGTTTCACCTTCTGAAAAGCATTAGAGGATTGGCAGGACGTCGCAACGCAACGGAACCGACTTGAAGCTCACCAATGATAGCGCTTGCATTTTCGATCGACCTTTCAGCAGCGCATTTTCCCACGGACTTCGTCATCTCTAAACCTTTCGCAGGTCTTCACTGCGGCTCAGCCACGCTGTGGCTTCAACAATCTCAAATCGATTTGGATCAGCCCGCAAGATCCGCTTTTGACATGCCGTCCATTCGCAACAGCATTCGGGAGAAATTCTCCAACTGCGCCCGAAGTAGTCGGGGATCCTGCTTCTCGATCCCACAGTTTTCGCTTTCCTTGAGCAGGAAGCTGGGTGCGGGCATAAAGCCAATCGTGGGAATACCTGCCGACATCGTCGCTCCGCTCTCCCCGGTATAGCGCCCTTTGTAGGGGTTCACCGCGACCACTCGATCTTCCAAGGTACCTCGGCTTTCCTCCAAAGCAATCTTGGCGAGAGCGGAGCTCTGCGTTTGGAGCATCGTTGTCTGATTGTAGCCGGAAGGCACATAGGCCTGACCGCGATCGACCCACTCCCGTGATCCCAGATGTTCGATCACCAAGGCCCCCACGGTGCGCTTGATGATGTCGGCATGCTTTTGAATGAACCCTCTGACGGACGGCACATAGGCTCCAGCCATGTGGCCGGTTGTCATCGTGAAGACATAGGTCCGACGAAGCGAGCCCTTGGGCTGTGCGGCCAAAAATTTAGCTAGTGCCACCACACCGATCGGGCCGTTCTCTTCCACGGCGTTCGGACCATCCGAATGAGTATGAACCAGGATCACCTCATCCGTCTGACCGGGCAGAATACCATAAAGCGTATCGGTCGGCGTGTTCGGAAAAATGTTGGCTTCAAGGGCGATCGTCGCCTCACCACCGGCCGCCGCGACCTTCGCGATCTCCTCGCCGGTCGTCTCGCCAACCCACAGGGCGGGGCAATCGGCGAACTTGCGCCCGAACGGAACATATTGCCCCTCGGCGTTGGCGTCGCTGACACCAACCCACGACAAGATCACGCCGGCCGCGCCCGCCTCCTTGAATTGCTCAAGCGCGGGCGCCGAACGGGTCTGATAGAGCTCAGTTTTCAACAAGTCTGGCAGCTTCAGATCGTCGGGATAAGCGCCCCAGGCCTTGAAACTGTCTCCAGCGGGAAAGCCATGTACCGGCGACCGCAGAAAAACAATCTTGCCGCGAACGTCCGGGAAGACGAGCGGCCTGGAGTTGGCCATGCCGTTGGACTGGGTAGAACCGAGATCGACAATCTTGCCGGTCACGCCCTTGGCCGAGGTCTTGCCCGAATAGGGGTAAGCAGAGGTCGAGTGCAGCGCAACCGCCTTCCCGCCCGGACGGCGAACCTGAAGCGAGCGCGACACTTCTTCCCAGCGAGGCAAAGTATAGGTATCGCGGAGGACCGATACGCCAGGCGCCGTCGCCAGCCAGTCGGCCATGCGGTTCACGAACTTCACATGTCCGGGGAAGCCCGTATTCCGGGAACCCAGCGAAATCAGATAGAGCATTTCCTCCCAAATCTCGTGCGCATCAGGCAGTCCGAAATAAGCTGCGCCCCGACCGGACGACTGCGCGTTGGATTGCCCTGAAGCCGGAGACGTAAGATTTGCCAGACCAGATGCGGACACCATCAACCCGGCACTGCCAAGCACACTGCGACGCGAAATCAATTTCCCCACCCTCCGCATGGCCCCATTTTTCGGAACCGTTCCATAGAGCTTCATTAATATAATAAACCCGCGGGGAACGCTCTGGCGAAGTTGCGGCATGGCATGCAAAAATGCAGCGATACTTCTAGACTGGCCCTGGAGTTGAAGGATTTATCCGCCGCGAAGCCCCTTTAGCAGGTGCAAGTGATGGCACCCAGAGCTGCATTTTTGCGGATTGGCTGCGCAAAAATGCTTTCCAGCATTTGCTGGCAGGCGCGCTAGCAGTCGAGGCCGAGCATGGTGCTGCCTTCTCCATTCTCCACGGGTCTTTATCGGATGCCAAGCAAACTGGTCGTTAACCGTCCCGAAGCAGCAGCGCTTGCCAACTGTCAAAATGGGAGGGTAAATAATGAGAAAGCTGCTTGTCACGTCGTGCCTGGTTGCTTTGACGGCAACTGCTCAGGTCGCAGCGGCACAGACCATTCGGGAGCCGACTAAAACTGCCCCCTCGAGTGCCACCGAAATCGACGTAAGCGAAACCAAAGCAGCCGATATCGTCGTGACAGGTACCCGACTAGCGAGCGGCTTCAACACGCCAACTCCCGTTACCGTGGTCACTACCGAACAACTCAACACGGCTGGCAAACCAAGCTTGGCCGAAGCCATAGCCCAATTGCCGGTATTCAAAGGACCGGCCATAAGCTCCCAGCCGACCAATGGATCGCCGAACGGCACGAATGGACAGAGCTTGCTCAACCTGCGCGGTTTGGGCGCTCAACGAAACTTGCTGCTGCTGGATGGTCAGAGGGTTATCGCGACGAATGCGGCCGGATCAGTCGATGTAAACATGGCGGATTCAACCGGTCGTGTCAGCATTAGAAGGTGTGAATAGAACCCAAAACGCAAAGCGAATCTCTGCCAATCCCGTGCTATTGGAATCCTGCGCTAGAACCATCAATTGCACCAACAGGCCGCCGACGTGACAACGCCGCTATAGTGGTGCCTTACAGAAAGTGGCGATCAGTTTACGCAGCCAAACGTATTCGACCGCGACATGAATTCGCGGATGCCAGGCCATAGATAGGTCATTGTCGGGGAATTCCAGTGGCGGCTTGACGATCTGGATCTGGCCAAGCCGGGCCTGTTCCTCAGCCAGACGGCGCGGCAACATGGCGACCATGCGTGTTGACGCGATAATGCTAGGGACGAGCGAGAAATGGGAGACGTGTGCGACGACGTTGCGATGAAGCTGTTTGGAGGAAAGATAGCTGTCGATCAGGTTCGGATAGATCGGGCGGTCGCTTTGTAATGCAACATGATCAAGCGCGACGAAGCGTTCGATGGTCAGCGGTTCGACAAGATCGGGGTGATCGATTGCGCCAATCAGCACGATCGAATCCGTCATCAGTTTTCGCCGGTGCCAGTGCGGCGGCAATGAGCGTAGCCAGCCCACTCGCAGGTCGAACTGACCCCGATCAAGCTCTTCGAGGTC encodes:
- a CDS encoding TonB-dependent receptor plug domain-containing protein; this encodes MRKLLVTSCLVALTATAQVAAAQTIREPTKTAPSSATEIDVSETKAADIVVTGTRLASGFNTPTPVTVVTTEQLNTAGKPSLAEAIAQLPVFKGPAISSQPTNGSPNGTNGQSLLNLRGLGAQRNLLLLDGQRVIATNAAGSVDVNMADSTGRVSIRRCE
- a CDS encoding LysR family transcriptional regulator, with the translated sequence MAHILDMNIRKVDLGSLVALDRLLAERSLSRVARDVGLSQPAMSHMLARIRRIFNDPLLVRDGSAMVLTAEGVELKARLEVALPELLALFSPTRFVPMESRTTFKLAITDHAGQVLLPRLLGELREQAPHVQISISVIPNRQTDLEELDRGQFDLRVGWLRSLPPHWHRRKLMTDSIVLIGAIDHPDLVEPLTIERFVALDHVALQSDRPIYPNLIDSYLSSKQLHRNVVAHVSHFSLVPSIIASTRMVAMLPRRLAEEQARLGQIQIVKPPLEFPDNDLSMAWHPRIHVAVEYVWLRKLIATFCKAPL